The DNA sequence AGATGGAGCAAAAGGTTTGATGATGTTGCCTCCAATGCGCTACAAAGCTTCTGATCACGAAACGGTAGTTTACTTTTCTGAAGTAGCCAAAAATACTTCCCTTCCGATTATGGTCTATAACAATCCTGTCGATTATAAAATCGAAGTGACCTTAGACATGTTTGAAGAATTATTAAAATATGATAACATTCAGGCTGTAAAAGAATCTACAAGAGATATCTCAAATGTGACGCGACTGATTAATCGTTTTGGAGATCGTTTAAAAATCTTATCAGGTGTTGATACACTGGCATTAGAAAGTATATTGATGGGGTCTGACGGATGGGTATCAGGTTTGGTTTGTGCCTTTCCGGCAGAAACTGTCGCGATTTTTAACCTGGCTAAAGCAGGAAGAATTGATGAGGCTTTAAAAATTTACAGATGGTTTTTACCTTTATTAGAATTAGACATTAATTCTTTTTTAGTGCAAAACATCAAACTGGCAGAAGTGGCTACAGGAATAGGCAGCGAGCACGTTCGTGCCCCAAGATTACCGCTTCAGGGTTCAGAAAGAGAAAAAGTTTTAGGTATTATAGCCGAGGGATTGCGTACCAGACCAACACTACCGGATTATAAAAACTTATAGGGATGTTGCTCAACGAGTAATTATTTTTAACACATAGGAACATAGAAAAAAAGCAGGAAGAGTATATGGCAAATCATAATTTGACGCGTAGCTTATGTGATTTTAAACAAAGTGAAACGCCTTTTAAGGGAAAGAAAACTATGTCTCTATGTGTTAAAAAAAAAGATTTTCAGGAATATAGCCTAACAACAATACAATCATTAGAATCGATTTTATAGGTTATATTCTTTTAAGTAGGCATAATATTTATTTATAATACCAACAAACATGATTACAGGAAAAAATTATATAGGAAGTCAACTCAAAGCTGGGGGAACAAAAACCGTAAAAACGTTTAATCCGCAATTGAATATCGAAAATCCTTGGGTTTTTACAGAAGCAACTACTGAAGAAATTGAAGAGGCTGTTGCTTTAGCCAATCAGGCATTTACCAGTTATAAAAAATGTTCCGGCTTAGAAAAAGCACAGTTTTTAAATGCTATAGCAGATGAAATTTTAGCGTTAGGGGACGAATTGTTGGTTCAATATTGTAGCGAATCCGGTTTTCCAAGGGGAAGAGCAGAGGGAGAACGAGGCAGGATGATCGGACAATTGCGTTCGTTTGCTGTTATGCTTACCGAGGGAAGCTGGGTTCAGGCTACAATAGACACTGCAATACCGGACCGACAACCGGCTCCAAAAGAAGATTTGCGCAAGATGTTGGTACCATTAGGACCAATTGTAGTTTTTGGCTCCAGTAACTTTCCTTTTGCATTTTCAACCGCAGGAGGAGATACCGCTTCGGCTTTAGCTTCGGGTTGTCCGGTGATTGTAAAAAGCCATTCGATGCATATTGGAACCGGTGAAATGGTTGCTTCGGCCATTATTAAAGCAGCACAAAAAACAAATATGCCCGAAGGTGTTTTTTCAAATCTGGTAGGAGGAGGAAGAACATTAGGTACCAGTTTGGTAAAACATCCACTAGTAAAAGGAGTTGGGTTTACAGGTAGTATTAGCGGTGGTCGTGCTTTGTGCGATTTGGCAGCACAACGTCCCGAACCAATTCCGGTTTTTGCCGAAATGGGAAGTGTTAATCCTGTTGTATTATTACCTGAAGCTTTGAAAGTAAACAGTCAGAAATGGGCAGCTGCTTATGCGGGTTCTATTACTTTAGGAGCGGGTCAGTTTTGTACCAATCCCGGTTTATTACTGGCAGTTAAAGGAGCTGAATTAAATGATTTTGAGACCGAATTAACAACAGCCATCGAAAAAATAGAGCCTTTGTGTATGTTGCACTCCACAATGCAAGCTGATTTTGAAAAAGGAATTGCAGAAAAGGAAAGCCAAAAAGGAGTTTCTAAAGTCGCTCAGTTTAAAGGAGAAGTATTACCCAATTACGGTCGTCAGACTATTTTGAAAGTAAGCGGAGAAGAGTTCTTAAAAAATGAATCATTAAGTCATGAGGTC is a window from the Flavobacterium cupriresistens genome containing:
- a CDS encoding dihydrodipicolinate synthase family protein, with product MSIQWNGVMPAVTTKFTADDKLDFNMFEVNMKAQLEAGVSGIILGGTLGEASTLLEDEKRELVKHTVALTNGKVPVIMNIAEQTTRGAILAANKAEQDGAKGLMMLPPMRYKASDHETVVYFSEVAKNTSLPIMVYNNPVDYKIEVTLDMFEELLKYDNIQAVKESTRDISNVTRLINRFGDRLKILSGVDTLALESILMGSDGWVSGLVCAFPAETVAIFNLAKAGRIDEALKIYRWFLPLLELDINSFLVQNIKLAEVATGIGSEHVRAPRLPLQGSEREKVLGIIAEGLRTRPTLPDYKNL
- a CDS encoding aldehyde dehydrogenase (NADP(+)); its protein translation is MITGKNYIGSQLKAGGTKTVKTFNPQLNIENPWVFTEATTEEIEEAVALANQAFTSYKKCSGLEKAQFLNAIADEILALGDELLVQYCSESGFPRGRAEGERGRMIGQLRSFAVMLTEGSWVQATIDTAIPDRQPAPKEDLRKMLVPLGPIVVFGSSNFPFAFSTAGGDTASALASGCPVIVKSHSMHIGTGEMVASAIIKAAQKTNMPEGVFSNLVGGGRTLGTSLVKHPLVKGVGFTGSISGGRALCDLAAQRPEPIPVFAEMGSVNPVVLLPEALKVNSQKWAAAYAGSITLGAGQFCTNPGLLLAVKGAELNDFETELTTAIEKIEPLCMLHSTMQADFEKGIAEKESQKGVSKVAQFKGEVLPNYGRQTILKVSGEEFLKNESLSHEVFGPFSILVECEDEVQLIQIINKLDGQLTGTIISEEKELQKHQAVIFALQNRVGRLIFNGVPTGVEVCASMLHGGPYPASSDSRFTAVGTHAVYRWVRPLSYQNWPDDLLPAELQNNNPLQISRTVNNKLTLAGCD